A region from the uncultured Macellibacteroides sp. genome encodes:
- a CDS encoding glycoside hydrolase family 95 protein: protein MNNFRNLVLIPLFCLLVLPNVWAQQNGKLKMWYDRPAKVWNEALPIGNGRLAAMVFGDPVNEKLQLNESTFWSGGPSRNDNPDGLSVLDSVRYYIFKEDYQRADVLANRGLSAKQLHGSMFQVIGNLNLAFNGIDSYTDYYRELDLEKAVLTTSYKVDGVTYKREIFASKPDQVIVVKLSADKPGKISFVASFDGPLQKSARVLDTKTLEMNGISGTHEGVTGQVKFDARAKILNSGGTTTIEANKINVSKANEVVILISIATNFTDYKTLSADETKQCANYLAVAEKKPYSAMLKNHIASFQKYFNRVSFDLGTSSAAKLPTDVRIKDFSKSFDPELISMYYQFGRYLLISSSQPGGQPANLQGIWNDSTNPAWDSKYTININTEMNYWPAEKCNLPEMHEPLIQLIKELSETGKQTAETMYGCKGWVAHHNTDIWRISGVVDFANAGLWPMGGAWLSQHLWEKYLYSGDLKYLKSVYPVLRSACEFYKDFLVEEPTHKWLVVSPSVSPENTPSGHNGSALAYGTTMDNQILFDLFTKTIKAAKLLKKDESLMADFQRILTKLPPMQIGRFGQLQEWIGDWDNPEDQHRHVSHLYGLYPSNQISPYTTPDLFDAARTTLNHRGDVSTGWSMGWKVNLWARLLDGNHARKLIADQLTLVDPVKSTSGGTYPNFFDAHPPFQIDGNFGCTSGITEMLLQSQDGAIDILPALPDDWKKGSISGLRTYGGFDVSITWENNQVQKILIKSHLGGNCRIRVPNEVTIAGGKTLKEASGENSNPFFETVQVKNPVIAASANLNAVNLKSTWLYDLPTEAGKTYTIICKK from the coding sequence ATGAATAATTTTAGAAATTTAGTACTGATTCCGTTGTTTTGTCTCCTTGTTTTACCCAATGTATGGGCACAGCAAAATGGAAAACTTAAAATGTGGTATGATAGACCTGCTAAAGTATGGAACGAAGCACTTCCGATTGGTAATGGTCGTCTGGCTGCGATGGTTTTCGGTGATCCTGTTAATGAAAAACTACAGTTAAATGAAAGCACTTTTTGGTCAGGAGGGCCATCCCGCAATGATAATCCGGATGGTTTATCCGTGCTTGACTCGGTGCGATATTATATTTTTAAAGAGGACTACCAACGAGCTGATGTTCTGGCAAACAGAGGACTTAGTGCAAAACAATTACATGGTTCCATGTTTCAGGTGATTGGGAACCTCAACCTTGCGTTTAATGGGATTGATAGCTATACAGATTATTACAGGGAACTCGATCTTGAAAAGGCTGTTCTTACTACTTCATATAAGGTGGATGGGGTAACTTATAAAAGAGAAATTTTTGCATCGAAGCCCGATCAGGTTATTGTCGTAAAACTTTCGGCCGATAAACCCGGGAAAATCTCTTTTGTGGCAAGTTTTGATGGACCTTTGCAGAAATCGGCAAGGGTGTTGGATACTAAAACTCTCGAAATGAATGGAATATCGGGAACTCATGAAGGAGTAACCGGACAGGTAAAATTCGATGCTCGTGCGAAAATTCTAAATTCGGGTGGAACTACAACAATAGAGGCAAATAAAATTAATGTAAGTAAGGCTAATGAGGTTGTTATATTGATTTCTATTGCAACCAATTTTACTGATTATAAAACTTTATCGGCAGATGAAACTAAGCAATGTGCCAACTATCTTGCAGTAGCAGAGAAAAAGCCTTATTCAGCAATGCTTAAGAACCATATAGCCTCATTTCAGAAATATTTTAATCGCGTAAGTTTTGATTTAGGAACTTCATCGGCCGCAAAGCTCCCTACGGATGTAAGAATTAAGGATTTCTCAAAGTCATTTGATCCTGAATTGATTTCCATGTATTATCAATTTGGCCGTTATTTGCTTATCTCATCTTCTCAACCGGGAGGGCAACCTGCCAATCTTCAGGGAATATGGAATGATAGCACTAATCCGGCATGGGATAGTAAGTATACAATCAATATCAATACGGAAATGAATTATTGGCCTGCCGAAAAATGCAACTTGCCTGAAATGCATGAACCATTGATTCAATTGATAAAAGAACTGTCAGAAACAGGAAAACAAACTGCTGAAACAATGTATGGATGCAAGGGCTGGGTGGCTCACCACAATACGGATATCTGGCGTATATCTGGTGTTGTAGATTTTGCAAATGCCGGATTATGGCCGATGGGAGGTGCATGGCTGTCGCAGCATTTATGGGAGAAATACCTGTACAGCGGCGATTTAAAATATTTGAAATCGGTTTATCCTGTATTAAGATCAGCTTGCGAATTTTACAAAGACTTTCTTGTAGAAGAACCTACTCATAAATGGTTGGTTGTATCTCCCTCTGTTTCACCGGAAAATACTCCTTCCGGACATAATGGAAGTGCACTTGCTTACGGAACTACGATGGATAATCAGATACTTTTCGATTTGTTCACCAAAACGATTAAGGCTGCCAAGCTGCTTAAAAAAGACGAATCATTGATGGCCGATTTTCAAAGGATACTAACTAAACTTCCTCCGATGCAGATTGGCCGTTTCGGTCAGCTGCAGGAATGGATTGGAGACTGGGATAATCCGGAAGACCAGCACAGGCATGTGTCGCACTTATACGGCTTGTACCCCAGTAATCAGATTTCACCCTATACAACTCCTGATTTATTTGATGCTGCACGTACAACACTTAATCATCGTGGTGATGTGTCAACCGGATGGTCTATGGGTTGGAAAGTGAATCTCTGGGCTCGTTTGCTTGATGGCAACCATGCACGAAAACTGATTGCAGATCAGCTAACACTTGTTGATCCGGTGAAAAGTACCAGTGGAGGCACTTATCCGAACTTCTTCGATGCGCATCCGCCATTTCAGATAGACGGCAATTTTGGCTGCACTTCCGGTATTACAGAAATGCTTTTGCAAAGTCAGGATGGCGCTATTGATATTTTACCGGCATTGCCCGATGACTGGAAAAAGGGAAGCATCAGCGGCTTGAGAACTTACGGAGGTTTTGATGTGAGTATCACTTGGGAAAATAATCAGGTACAGAAGATTCTCATCAAATCTCATTTAGGCGGAAACTGCCGTATTCGTGTTCCGAATGAGGTGACTATAGCTGGTGGCAAAACATTGAAAGAGGCATCTGGCGAAAATTCAAATCCTTTCTTTGAAACGGTTCAAGTAAAGAATCCAGTGATAGCTGCTTCCGCCAATTTGAATGCGGTGAATCTTAAATCAACCTGGTTATATGATTTGCCTACAGAAGCCGGCAAAACATATACGATTATTTGTAAAAAATAG
- a CDS encoding TonB-dependent receptor: MMNKQLAFLKSGLGLALCFLLVGASSTPPLNAANAEVSVNQQTRTVTGTVKDAKGETLLGVNVVVKGTTNGTISDLDGKYSLEVPSNSILEFSYIGYITQTVPVTSNVMNIVLQEDSKKLDEVIVVGYGTQAKKDITGSVAVVDTKDLLASSGSSATQQLQGKAAGVYVGQNGSPGASTMVRIRGINTVNDNGPLYVIDGVSTRNQNLSSLNPNDIESMQVLKDASAAAIYGAQAANGVILITTKKGTQSGQPKLTYDGYFGLQKTGKKYDVLNSTDRLNLEWEAKANNYKLNPVEGKILLPSHVQFGTGTTPTIPNYLTQAGANGSQSIDPSTYSYPGNTMVPFSNTDWWDEVDRVAPMQNHQVGLSGGTEKGQYNMSLNYFDQQGTVIESYYTRYQIRANSSYNVRPWLRFGENFTYAWTKDQGLTTSGAEDNPYSWTYRASPYVPVYDIQGNFAGSKIAGTGNFQNVVALQKRNAENYYTNSRIFGNLYAEADLLKNLTFRTNFGMDYTGNYQYRMNKKNLEFSETRGTNDLYEQSGFNFRWVWTNTLAYNTKFGEDHSLKVLLGTEAIRDGLGRSLSGKRFGYLYESNTNTWVLDMGTNDNTRENNSSYNGEFALFGMFGRADYAFQDKYLATLIVRRDGVSRFSESNRYGTFPSVSLGWRISEEDFMENTHEWLDDLKLRAGYGKTGNAEVPRATNFAYEFSTDPTSTGYDLGGTNSSSNTGYKLNKYGNENTKWESTDMVNIGLDATFLNGKFAAGVEWYSKKTSDMLVQASYSALAGEAEKPYINFGDMKNTGVDVTFNYRDNAGDWSWDLGLNLSHYKNEVVKLAEADDASFWGSGARISGNITRTTKGHPISEFYGYKIDGFYESEADLAASPIPLGVADRASVKSNAWIGKYRFADVNGDGKVTTDDRTFIGSPHPDLIAGLNASITYKNFDFTMFWYSTIGNDLFNNNKYFTDFWLFEGNRSTTIRDKSWKEGADNSKAVLPVLDYGDSYSGTNSNSYYVEDASFLKLKNVVLGYTFPKAMLQKATISNLRVYLQAENILTITGYSGLDPEYTNANLNADSGNDLQRGIDMGGWPNTMRFLVGVNFAF; the protein is encoded by the coding sequence ATGATGAACAAACAGTTAGCTTTTCTGAAAAGCGGGCTTGGTTTGGCGCTTTGCTTTTTGCTAGTGGGCGCGAGCAGTACACCTCCCCTTAATGCAGCCAATGCAGAGGTGTCAGTAAACCAACAGACTAGGACAGTTACCGGTACGGTAAAGGACGCTAAAGGGGAAACTCTATTAGGCGTGAACGTTGTGGTGAAGGGAACGACCAATGGAACCATCTCAGACCTGGATGGCAAGTACTCTCTCGAAGTTCCTTCTAATTCTATTCTTGAATTTTCTTACATTGGTTACATTACTCAAACAGTTCCTGTTACAAGTAATGTAATGAACATTGTATTGCAAGAAGATTCGAAAAAACTTGATGAGGTTATCGTTGTGGGTTATGGTACACAGGCCAAGAAAGACATTACAGGATCTGTTGCCGTAGTTGACACAAAAGACCTTCTTGCTTCCAGTGGTTCATCTGCTACGCAACAGCTCCAGGGTAAAGCTGCCGGGGTATATGTTGGACAAAACGGTTCGCCGGGAGCATCTACCATGGTACGTATTCGTGGTATCAACACTGTTAACGATAACGGACCTTTGTACGTTATTGACGGTGTATCTACCCGTAATCAGAATTTAAGTTCTTTGAACCCGAACGACATCGAAAGCATGCAGGTTTTGAAGGATGCTTCTGCAGCTGCTATTTATGGTGCGCAGGCTGCCAATGGTGTAATCTTGATTACAACTAAAAAAGGTACACAGTCTGGTCAGCCTAAATTGACTTACGACGGTTATTTTGGACTTCAGAAAACAGGTAAGAAATACGACGTGTTGAATTCAACTGATCGTTTAAACCTGGAATGGGAAGCCAAAGCAAACAACTATAAATTGAATCCAGTTGAAGGTAAGATACTGTTGCCTTCTCATGTTCAATTTGGTACAGGAACAACTCCAACTATTCCTAATTATCTTACGCAAGCTGGAGCTAATGGCAGCCAGTCGATAGATCCTTCTACTTATAGCTATCCCGGAAATACAATGGTTCCTTTTTCCAACACCGATTGGTGGGACGAAGTTGACCGTGTAGCTCCAATGCAGAATCATCAGGTTGGTTTATCAGGTGGGACTGAAAAGGGACAGTACAATATGAGTTTAAATTATTTTGATCAGCAAGGAACAGTAATCGAATCTTATTACACAAGGTATCAGATTCGTGCCAACTCTTCCTACAATGTACGTCCTTGGTTACGCTTTGGAGAAAACTTTACGTATGCATGGACAAAAGATCAGGGTTTAACTACTTCAGGAGCAGAAGATAATCCCTATTCCTGGACATATCGTGCTTCCCCTTACGTGCCTGTTTATGATATCCAGGGTAATTTTGCAGGTTCAAAGATTGCAGGTACAGGTAACTTCCAAAACGTTGTAGCCTTGCAGAAACGTAATGCAGAAAATTACTATACGAATTCCCGTATTTTTGGTAACTTGTATGCAGAAGCGGATTTATTAAAGAATTTGACATTCCGTACTAATTTTGGTATGGACTATACGGGTAACTATCAGTATCGTATGAATAAAAAGAACCTTGAGTTTTCTGAAACTAGAGGAACCAACGACTTGTACGAGCAATCAGGTTTTAATTTCCGTTGGGTATGGACCAATACATTGGCATATAATACTAAGTTTGGAGAAGATCATTCTTTAAAGGTATTGTTAGGAACCGAAGCCATCCGTGATGGTTTGGGACGTAGTTTAAGTGGAAAACGATTTGGCTATTTGTATGAAAGTAATACAAATACATGGGTATTGGATATGGGTACCAACGATAATACACGCGAAAACAACTCATCTTATAATGGTGAATTTGCTTTGTTTGGTATGTTTGGACGTGCTGATTATGCATTCCAGGACAAATATCTGGCAACTCTTATTGTACGCCGCGACGGTGTTTCCCGTTTCTCTGAATCTAATCGTTACGGAACATTTCCATCTGTTTCATTGGGATGGCGTATTTCGGAAGAAGACTTTATGGAAAATACGCACGAATGGTTGGACGATTTAAAATTGCGTGCAGGTTATGGAAAAACAGGAAATGCAGAGGTACCTCGAGCAACGAATTTTGCTTATGAATTCTCTACGGATCCAACATCTACCGGATATGACTTAGGAGGAACCAACTCTTCATCTAATACGGGATATAAGTTAAATAAATATGGTAACGAAAATACTAAATGGGAATCAACAGACATGGTTAACATAGGTTTGGACGCTACCTTTCTGAATGGAAAATTTGCTGCAGGAGTTGAATGGTACAGTAAAAAAACTTCAGATATGTTGGTTCAAGCGTCTTATTCGGCATTAGCTGGTGAAGCTGAAAAACCATATATTAATTTCGGTGACATGAAGAATACCGGTGTTGATGTTACTTTCAACTACAGAGATAATGCTGGAGATTGGAGTTGGGATCTTGGATTAAACCTTTCTCATTACAAAAACGAAGTTGTAAAATTAGCAGAAGCTGATGACGCATCATTCTGGGGTTCGGGAGCTCGTATTAGTGGTAATATAACGCGTACAACTAAAGGTCATCCTATTTCTGAATTTTATGGCTATAAAATAGACGGATTTTATGAAAGCGAAGCCGATCTTGCAGCTTCTCCAATTCCATTGGGCGTAGCAGACAGAGCATCTGTTAAATCGAATGCGTGGATTGGTAAATACAGATTTGCTGATGTTAATGGAGATGGTAAGGTTACAACAGACGACCGTACATTTATCGGATCTCCACATCCTGATTTGATTGCCGGCTTAAATGCATCTATTACTTATAAGAACTTCGACTTTACCATGTTCTGGTATTCAACAATTGGAAACGATTTGTTTAACAATAACAAATATTTTACAGACTTCTGGCTGTTTGAAGGCAATCGTTCAACTACTATCCGTGATAAATCATGGAAAGAGGGAGCTGATAACAGTAAAGCTGTTCTTCCAGTTTTGGATTATGGCGATAGCTACTCAGGTACTAACTCAAACTCATACTATGTTGAAGATGCTTCATTCTTAAAATTGAAAAATGTTGTTTTAGGTTATACATTCCCGAAAGCGATGTTGCAGAAAGCTACTATTTCTAATCTAAGAGTTTACCTTCAGGCAGAAAATATTCTTACCATTACCGGATATTCTGGTTTGGATCCTGAATATACCAATGCTAATTTGAATGCTGATAGCGGAAATGATTTGCAAAGAGGTATTGATATGGGAGGTTGGCCTAATACTATGCGTTTCTTAGTGGGTGTAAATTTTGCATTCTAA
- a CDS encoding RHS repeat-associated core domain-containing protein translates to MLNHDYNTWQGTTCYNENQLKKVTDTASDPLYQGAFHFQDGGNVAVEYLYDTNGNMTVDYNKKISKIQYNQLNLPNKLQFTYGHTTSYRYGADGTKRNATHVTSTTNLLVPMGSIVAVPVNQIASTMQTDYCGNLIYENGVLSKILTEEGYITLNGTTPVYHYYLKDYQGNNRVVIDQSGVVEQVNHYYPFGMTYGDGIATSNQPYKYNGKELDRMHGLDWYDYGARFYDPALGRWHSVDPKADWYYSMSPYNYAANNPIILKDPNGQWIETAWDAANVVMGVKSFISNVRQGNVGSAILDGVGVVVDAAAVVLPVIPGGAGAGIKAYRAADNAVDAAQSVKTADKGVDAMKNRVKLQKDTKEAIKDAAPKTRDGSFIDPNTGKPIEKGQEVYGHKTGEEWSKYKKDPANQDKTRKEVIKDQNDPIKYQIEDK, encoded by the coding sequence ATGCTTAATCATGATTATAATACCTGGCAAGGCACGACTTGTTATAATGAAAATCAATTAAAGAAAGTAACAGATACAGCCAGCGACCCATTATATCAGGGAGCATTTCATTTTCAGGATGGAGGTAATGTTGCTGTAGAATATTTGTATGATACAAATGGTAATATGACAGTAGATTATAATAAAAAGATATCCAAGATTCAGTATAATCAATTAAATTTGCCAAATAAGTTGCAGTTTACTTACGGACATACAACCAGTTACCGGTATGGAGCTGATGGGACTAAACGTAATGCGACTCATGTAACTTCTACAACCAATTTGCTTGTACCGATGGGAAGTATTGTTGCGGTCCCTGTAAATCAAATAGCATCGACCATGCAGACTGATTATTGCGGGAATTTAATCTATGAAAACGGTGTATTGAGCAAAATTTTGACCGAAGAAGGCTACATTACATTAAATGGAACAACACCTGTTTACCATTACTACCTGAAAGACTATCAAGGCAACAACCGTGTGGTAATTGATCAGAGTGGGGTTGTTGAGCAAGTAAACCATTATTATCCGTTTGGAATGACCTATGGAGATGGTATCGCAACGAGTAACCAGCCCTACAAATACAACGGCAAAGAACTTGATCGTATGCATGGGCTGGATTGGTATGATTACGGCGCGAGGTTCTATGACCCGGCGCTGGGAAGGTGGCATAGCGTGGACCCCAAAGCCGATTGGTACTACTCCATGTCTCCCTATAATTATGCTGCAAACAATCCGATTATTTTAAAAGACCCTAATGGGCAATGGATTGAAACGGCATGGGATGCAGCAAACGTAGTAATGGGGGTTAAAAGTTTTATCAGTAATGTAAGGCAAGGTAATGTTGGAAGTGCTATCCTTGATGGTGTTGGTGTTGTTGTAGATGCTGCCGCTGTTGTTTTACCTGTAATACCTGGTGGCGCAGGTGCTGGAATAAAGGCGTACCGTGCTGCCGACAATGCTGTTGATGCTGCACAATCAGTTAAAACAGCTGATAAGGGCGTAGATGCAATGAAAAATAGGGTAAAGCTTCAAAAAGATACAAAAGAGGCAATTAAAGATGCTGCGCCTAAAACTAGGGACGGAAGTTTCATTGACCCAAACACTGGTAAGCCAATTGAAAAGGGACAAGAAGTTTATGGACACAAAACAGGGGAAGAATGGAGCAAGTATAAAAAAGATCCTGCAAATCAAGATAAAACGAGAAAAGAAGTTATTAAAGACCAAAATGATCCTATTAAGTATCAGATTGAGGATAAATAG
- a CDS encoding RagB/SusD family nutrient uptake outer membrane protein, which yields MKHNLIAVVGFTALLTLGSCGEDFLYKAPQGSIDQDALQNPTGVELLVANAYANLTENGWGASPFNWTFGGMYGGDANKGSDPGDQSVLNEMEMYNTASTNGYLDEKWVWTYKGSKRVSAAMQTAAAVADMDPAIKEVRMGELYFLRALFYFESVKVFGPYIPYIDETNLENNPKIHNDKDIYANILADVDAAIAKLPATQPEVGRANSWAAKALKAKILMQKGDMAAAKPILKDVIDNGKTSNGLKYALEDNLNNNWSALTENGKESIYAVQFSNDAEDNGNSGMSLCYPHNSGPGGCCGFYQPSFELANSFKVDANGLPLLDNSYRNGESVSYRNPSTVKDAVLALNNPISVDPRLDFSIGRYGIPYKDWGTPKNDWVRNPVNGGIFLPKKHVYSLAEKDAGQVAVHDGWAPGSTMNIQYLSLRDCILLYAECLANDGDLKGAMDLVNQIRTRAALPVNVIKNTDGTPAALYKISTYPQSHAAFTDKATCIKAVRMERKLELAMEGQRWFDLQRWGGDIMAAEIKAYVDFEKQYIPKFASASYISSSRTMFPVPDGQIQTMGNDESGNPYLVQPAPWK from the coding sequence ATGAAACATAATCTTATAGCAGTAGTTGGTTTTACTGCCCTACTAACCTTAGGTTCTTGTGGTGAGGACTTCCTATATAAAGCACCGCAGGGGAGTATTGACCAAGATGCTTTGCAAAATCCGACAGGTGTAGAATTGCTTGTTGCAAATGCATATGCCAATTTAACTGAAAATGGATGGGGAGCCTCACCTTTTAACTGGACTTTTGGAGGTATGTACGGCGGAGATGCCAATAAAGGATCCGATCCTGGTGATCAGTCAGTATTGAATGAAATGGAGATGTATAACACGGCATCTACTAATGGTTACTTAGATGAAAAGTGGGTGTGGACGTATAAAGGATCAAAACGAGTCTCTGCTGCTATGCAAACTGCTGCAGCTGTAGCAGATATGGATCCGGCAATAAAAGAAGTACGCATGGGCGAACTCTATTTCCTGCGCGCTTTATTTTATTTTGAATCGGTAAAGGTGTTTGGCCCTTATATTCCATATATCGACGAAACCAACCTTGAAAATAATCCTAAAATTCATAACGACAAGGATATTTATGCTAATATATTGGCAGATGTGGATGCCGCTATTGCAAAGCTTCCAGCTACTCAACCGGAAGTTGGCCGTGCCAATAGCTGGGCTGCTAAAGCATTAAAGGCTAAAATCCTTATGCAAAAAGGAGATATGGCAGCAGCTAAACCAATTCTGAAGGATGTTATTGATAACGGCAAAACATCTAATGGATTGAAATATGCTTTGGAAGATAATCTGAATAACAATTGGAGTGCTTTAACCGAGAATGGTAAAGAATCTATTTATGCTGTTCAATTTTCAAATGACGCAGAGGATAATGGTAACTCAGGTATGTCATTGTGTTATCCGCATAATTCAGGCCCAGGTGGCTGTTGTGGTTTTTATCAGCCTTCATTTGAATTGGCAAACTCATTTAAAGTTGATGCGAATGGACTTCCCCTTTTAGATAATTCATATCGTAATGGAGAATCCGTTTCTTATAGAAATCCTAGTACTGTCAAAGATGCTGTGCTAGCATTAAATAATCCAATATCAGTTGATCCACGTTTAGATTTTTCCATTGGTCGTTATGGAATTCCATATAAAGATTGGGGAACACCTAAAAATGACTGGGTACGCAACCCTGTAAATGGTGGTATATTCTTGCCGAAAAAGCATGTATATAGTTTGGCAGAAAAAGACGCTGGTCAAGTAGCTGTACATGATGGTTGGGCTCCGGGTTCAACAATGAATATTCAGTATCTGAGTTTACGTGATTGTATTTTGTTGTATGCTGAATGTTTAGCTAATGATGGTGATTTAAAAGGTGCTATGGATTTAGTAAATCAGATTCGTACCCGTGCAGCACTTCCTGTAAATGTTATTAAAAATACAGATGGCACACCTGCAGCACTTTATAAAATTTCCACCTATCCTCAAAGTCATGCTGCTTTTACAGACAAAGCAACGTGTATTAAGGCTGTTCGTATGGAACGAAAACTTGAATTGGCTATGGAAGGACAGCGTTGGTTTGATCTTCAACGTTGGGGTGGTGATATAATGGCTGCAGAAATAAAAGCATATGTTGATTTTGAAAAACAATATATTCCTAAGTTCGCTTCAGCATCATACATATCTTCTTCAAGAACTATGTTCCCTGTTCCTGATGGCCAAATTCAAACGATGGGTAACGACGAAAGTGGTAATCCATATTTGGTTCAGCCAGCTCCTTGGAAATAA
- a CDS encoding ankyrin repeat domain-containing protein yields the protein MMLDKKLEKAVLLGDLSLTKSLLANGFNIDGKDKYGRTILYDAIVKGFKDIVLELCLAKINVNHQDNNGKTPLHFASVHHQLDIAKILIHYGANVNLRDENGNTPLFDAVFNSKGNPDIILLLKENDADYQTPNNYGVSPKELAETIANFDVSYLFK from the coding sequence ATGATGTTAGATAAAAAATTGGAAAAGGCCGTTTTGCTTGGTGATTTATCACTTACAAAATCGTTATTAGCAAATGGTTTCAACATTGATGGTAAGGACAAATATGGACGTACAATTCTTTACGATGCAATTGTGAAAGGGTTTAAAGATATTGTATTGGAGTTATGTTTAGCAAAAATAAATGTTAATCACCAAGATAATAATGGAAAAACACCACTTCATTTTGCTTCGGTACATCATCAATTAGATATCGCAAAGATATTAATTCACTATGGGGCTAATGTAAACTTAAGAGATGAGAATGGAAATACTCCTCTTTTTGATGCGGTATTTAATTCGAAAGGTAACCCTGATATTATTTTATTACTTAAAGAAAATGATGCCGATTATCAAACACCCAACAATTATGGTGTAAGTCCTAAAGAACTTGCGGAGACTATAGCAAACTTTGATGTATCCTATCTTTTTAAATAG
- a CDS encoding glycoside hydrolase family 43 protein yields MNLIKSTLAIVLFSAASYTHAQNPIITNVFTADPAPLVYNNTVYLYTGHDTASVNDTNYKMPDWRIFSSTDMVTWKDHGTCLSPEAFSWSSGDAYAAQCVHRNGKFYWYVSVGHKSDENSKGGFAIGVAVSDKPTGPFKDAIGKALITNEMTTDMKHGWDDIDPTVFIDDNGQAYLFWGNGSCKYVKLKENMTEMDGPITSFKPKNYIEGPWVYKRKGLYYLVYASEGTKPEMIEYCTSKSPEGPWEYKGIIEENVPNSFTTHPGIIDYKGKTYFFYHNGALPTGGSYRRSICVDYMYYNPDGTIKKVVQTAKGVSPVRK; encoded by the coding sequence ATGAATCTAATAAAATCGACTCTTGCCATTGTCCTGTTTTCGGCTGCATCATATACTCATGCACAAAACCCGATAATTACAAACGTGTTTACTGCAGATCCGGCCCCATTGGTTTATAATAATACAGTGTATTTATATACAGGGCATGATACAGCTTCGGTAAATGATACAAATTACAAAATGCCCGATTGGCGTATTTTTTCTTCAACAGATATGGTTACATGGAAAGATCACGGGACTTGTCTTTCTCCCGAAGCATTTTCATGGTCATCTGGTGATGCATATGCAGCCCAGTGTGTTCACCGAAATGGTAAATTCTATTGGTATGTATCCGTCGGACATAAAAGTGATGAAAATAGTAAAGGAGGATTTGCAATAGGCGTTGCTGTTTCCGATAAACCTACCGGACCTTTTAAAGATGCGATAGGAAAAGCACTTATCACCAACGAAATGACAACGGATATGAAGCATGGTTGGGATGACATAGACCCCACCGTTTTTATTGACGATAACGGTCAGGCATATCTTTTTTGGGGAAATGGAAGCTGCAAGTATGTGAAGCTGAAAGAAAATATGACTGAAATGGATGGACCTATTACAAGTTTCAAGCCCAAAAACTATATAGAAGGTCCCTGGGTTTATAAACGGAAAGGATTGTATTACCTTGTTTATGCTAGTGAAGGCACCAAGCCCGAGATGATAGAATATTGCACGTCTAAAAGTCCCGAAGGTCCATGGGAATATAAAGGTATCATTGAAGAGAATGTTCCCAATAGTTTTACTACACACCCTGGAATAATAGATTATAAAGGGAAAACATATTTTTTCTATCATAACGGGGCACTCCCAACAGGAGGCAGCTACCGTCGTTCCATTTGTGTTGATTATATGTATTATAATCCGGATGGTACCATTAAAAAAGTAGTACAGACAGCGAAAGGAGTAAGTCCCGTTAGAAAGTAG
- a CDS encoding RNA polymerase sigma factor, producing MNALQFQKKLLSMQENMMNFALMLTANRDDAQDLMQDTTLKVLDNQEKFVDNINFKGWVLTVMRNIFINNYHKIVRTQTVVDQGVDLYNLNVVNDSGFDSPDGAYQIQEITKAINGLNNELKVPFSMFLSGYKYNEIADKLNVPLGTVKSRIFFARQELQKELKDFKLG from the coding sequence ATGAACGCGTTGCAATTTCAGAAAAAATTATTGAGCATGCAAGAGAACATGATGAATTTTGCTTTGATGCTCACGGCGAACAGGGATGACGCTCAGGACCTAATGCAGGATACAACACTTAAGGTGTTGGACAACCAGGAAAAGTTCGTAGATAATATTAACTTTAAAGGATGGGTATTAACGGTTATGCGTAACATATTTATAAATAACTACCATAAAATAGTAAGAACGCAAACGGTAGTTGATCAGGGTGTTGATCTATACAACTTAAATGTTGTAAACGACTCGGGATTTGATTCACCGGATGGAGCGTATCAGATCCAGGAAATAACAAAAGCAATTAATGGACTAAATAACGAGTTGAAAGTTCCATTTTCAATGTTTTTGAGCGGATACAAGTACAATGAAATAGCCGATAAGCTTAATGTTCCTCTTGGAACTGTTAAAAGTCGGATTTTCTTTGCACGTCAGGAGTTGCAAAAAGAACTGAAAGATTTTAAGCTGGGATAA